From Homalodisca vitripennis isolate AUS2020 chromosome 1, UT_GWSS_2.1, whole genome shotgun sequence, the proteins below share one genomic window:
- the LOC124353603 gene encoding uncharacterized protein LOC124353603, with amino-acid sequence MAMCAVCNRSITAKQIKITCCDCEKDFHGSCVKVSKADIEYQTGAGIVWRCDPCNEARRRSMSFEDEASDGKLTLNDILKAIQELTSEHKSSVKDFNTSYEVLNDKLNENTLLLKEQTTKITEYMEKIDQLSIENKILKDRIQVLEDKLDETDQYSRRNCVEIQGVPVKDNDVMQAVKDVGSALGFDIQDTMIDACHTLGKKPNSKDPPGIMVKFVRRMDADTLLAKRRVKKDLSTRHLNLPTDSPVYLNESLTPMRRKLLAMARDEKRKQGYKWLWVRRGNIFLRKVDNGPLNVVVVANQTQGHVQQRDYTTVSSFESRRGHRAPLPTQPVAARRRNIPALSLITVTSGPGLSTRCECC; translated from the exons ATGGCGATGTGTGCAGTCTGTAACAGATCAATAACTGCTAAGCAGATAAAGATAACGTGCTGTGATTGTGAGAAAGACTTCCATGGGTCATGCGTTAAAGTAAGTAAAGCTGATATTGAGTATCAAACTGGTGCTGGAATTGTATGGAGATGCGATCCATGTAATGAGGCACGACGGCGCAGTATGTCATTTGAAGATGAGGCCAGTGATGGTAAGTTGACGCTTAATGATATCTTGAAAGCTATACAAGAACTTACAAGTGAGCATAAATCATCAGTTAAAGATTTCAACACTTCATATGAAGTATTAAATGATAAGCTAAACGAGAATACCTTGTTACTTAAAGAGCAGACtacaaaaattacagaatacatGGAGAAGATTGACCAACTctcaatagaaaataaaatattgaaagataGAATTCAAGTGTTAGAGGACAAGTTGGACGAGACTGACCAGTATTCTAGAAGAAATTGCGTTGAAATCCAGGGTGTGCCAGTTAAGGATAATGATGTGATGCAAGCAGTGAAGGATGTGGGTAGTGCCTTGGGATTTGATATTCAGGATACCATGATTGACGCATGCCACACTCTAGGAAAGAAACCTAATTCCAAGGATCCTCCTGGAATTATGGTCAAATTCGTGAGAAGAATGGATGCGGATACATTATTGGCAAAAAGAAGAGTTAAGAAGGACCTTTCTACAAGGCATCTGAACTTGCCAACGGACAGTCCTGTTTATCTGAACGAGTCATTAACCCCAATGAGAAGGAAGCTGCTAGCTATGGCAAGGGATGAGAAGAGAAAACAAGGCTACAAGTGGTTGTGGGTGCGGAGAGGaaacatttttctaagaaaaGTCGATAATGGACcg CTGAATGTGGTTGTCGTGGCTAACCAAACTCAAGGACACGTGCAGCAGCGGGACTACACGACCGTGAGCAGTTTCGAGTCTCGACGCGGCCACCGTGCGCCGCTGCCAACACAGCCAGTCGCTGCCCGCCGCCGAAATATCCCTGCTCTGTCACTAATCACTGTCACGAGCGGTCCTGGCCTATCTACCCGCTGCGAGTGTTGCTGA